From candidate division WOR-3 bacterium, one genomic window encodes:
- a CDS encoding SagB/ThcOx family dehydrogenase produces the protein MKRFIILNLLFLTLFFGEKGGKVKLPKPRYKSDVSVEEALLKRRSIRSYKKAPLTLEEVSQLLWAAYGITADWGGKTCPSAGATYPLVIYLVAGEVKDLKPGVYQYLPEEHSIKLILEKDVRKELMAAAWQQEYILNAPINIIIAANYERTTSHYGERGIRYVHMEVGHCGQNIHLQCETMGLGTVVIGAFNDKEVKKILKIKEDVLYIMPVGRKK, from the coding sequence ATGAAAAGATTTATTATTTTAAATCTACTTTTCTTAACTCTCTTTTTTGGCGAAAAAGGAGGCAAGGTGAAGTTACCAAAACCGAGATACAAAAGTGATGTAAGTGTTGAAGAAGCCCTTTTGAAAAGAAGATCGATAAGAAGTTATAAAAAAGCACCGCTAACTTTAGAAGAGGTTTCGCAATTATTATGGGCGGCGTACGGAATCACTGCTGATTGGGGTGGCAAAACCTGCCCTTCGGCCGGTGCTACCTATCCTTTGGTTATCTATTTAGTAGCCGGAGAAGTGAAAGACTTAAAACCAGGGGTTTATCAATACCTTCCAGAAGAGCACAGTATCAAATTGATATTGGAAAAGGATGTGAGAAAAGAATTGATGGCGGCTGCCTGGCAACAGGAATATATATTGAATGCTCCGATTAATATTATTATTGCTGCTAACTATGAAAGAACCACCTCCCATTATGGAGAGCGGGGAATTAGATATGTCCATATGGAAGTTGGCCATTGTGGCCAGAATATCCATCTCCAATGCGAAACAATGGGATTAGGCACGGTTGTTATCGGTGCCTTTAATGATAAAGAAGTAAAAAAGATTTTAAAAATAAAAGAAGATGTCCTTTATATTATGCCGGTTGGCAGAAAAAAGTGA
- a CDS encoding PorV/PorQ family protein, whose product MRKFLIFLLFITTLFGAHGYPGAVFLMIWPSARPTSLGGNFTGLSDDPSATYYNPGGLGLLKERFSAELMHCNWLPGLTEGLDISMYYEFLALTYKKEEIGTFGFNTIYLNTGETEVWNEKGELLGKYTTFDVALTFSYGYPILSNLGAGLSWKFIYSYLVPDWVWKAMPELGIEAGGTGITWAFDFGILYKPFNWFSFGTSLSNIGPPISYIAGSEPDPLPRMLKVGLNFSPIKNEKITLNLPIELNIGLVEKADTTTSELEDMWKSFGIETRFLNNLFSLRLGYFEDVTGWRGGVIVEDENGEQDCISIFEYLFKRKGRKLIKGDRKISIPFTWGIGFSYKNFSLDISSDELIYSFPTTNYKFSFTFRM is encoded by the coding sequence ATGAGAAAATTCTTAATTTTTCTTCTTTTTATCACCACTCTTTTTGGTGCCCACGGCTATCCCGGAGCAGTATTTTTAATGATTTGGCCATCAGCAAGACCAACTTCTTTAGGTGGAAATTTTACTGGTTTAAGTGATGACCCGTCAGCCACTTATTATAATCCTGGTGGTCTTGGACTTTTAAAAGAAAGATTTAGTGCTGAATTGATGCATTGTAATTGGCTTCCTGGACTTACAGAAGGTTTAGATATTTCAATGTATTATGAATTTCTGGCATTAACTTATAAAAAAGAAGAAATTGGCACCTTTGGATTTAATACTATTTATTTAAATACAGGTGAAACTGAAGTTTGGAATGAAAAAGGCGAACTCCTTGGTAAATATACCACTTTTGATGTGGCTTTAACATTCTCTTATGGTTATCCAATATTAAGTAATTTGGGCGCAGGTTTATCTTGGAAATTTATTTATTCTTATTTGGTTCCGGATTGGGTCTGGAAGGCAATGCCGGAATTGGGAATTGAAGCCGGTGGCACAGGAATAACTTGGGCATTTGATTTTGGAATTCTTTATAAACCTTTTAATTGGTTTTCTTTTGGCACTTCTTTAAGCAATATTGGACCGCCGATCTCTTATATTGCTGGCAGCGAACCTGATCCATTGCCAAGAATGTTAAAGGTTGGCTTAAACTTCTCACCGATTAAAAACGAGAAGATAACATTAAATCTACCAATAGAATTAAATATTGGACTTGTTGAAAAGGCAGATACAACAACTTCGGAATTGGAAGATATGTGGAAAAGTTTCGGTATTGAAACCAGATTTTTAAATAACCTTTTCTCTTTAAGACTTGGCTATTTTGAAGATGTTACTGGTTGGCGTGGTGGTGTGATTGTTGAAGATGAGAATGGTGAGCAAGATTGTATTTCAATCTTTGAATATCTTTTTAAACGAAAAGGAAGAAAACTTATCAAAGGCGATAGAAAAATTTCTATTCCCTTTACTTGGGGAATTGGTTTTTCTTACAAAAATTTTAGTTTAGATATCTCTTCGGACGAACTGATTTATAGTTTTCCAACCACTAATTACAAATTTTCTTTCACTTTCCGAATGTGA
- the murF gene encoding UDP-N-acetylmuramoyl-tripeptide--D-alanyl-D-alanine ligase → MLKISEILKATKGEVLNNFSDFLITGISIDSRKVKEGELFIAIKGNNFDGHDFIKEAIEKGAKAIIFDNPSKIPEFKNICLIKVINCRTALGEIAKYYRSLFHCPTIAVTGSNGKTTVKELTAFLLEKKYKVVKAKESYNNDIGVPLTIFELTKDTEFLVLEMEMNQLGGIKTLCEIANPDIGIITNIGDTHLEFLKDRKGVAKEKSELLEYLTPNGIAILNNDDPIVKEMSKDFSLKKIFFGIKNKECEIFATPLELNKDSTKILLFDKIEIKLPLIGIHNIYNFLASLSVIKALNLDIYQFLDIKDFQPPPMRTNLYQLKNITILLDCYNANPSSMENAFEILKTIFKKERKIGILGDMKELGEKSSEFHYQLGEKAGAIFDKLIFYGDYGEEVKKGFLNKERKEEDFYYFSLDSKDKLIAKVIEILKEGDIILIKGSRILKMEEIFYKLKEYYGEKEN, encoded by the coding sequence ATGCTCAAAATCTCAGAGATTTTAAAAGCAACAAAAGGCGAGGTTTTAAACAATTTTTCTGACTTCTTAATAACCGGAATAAGCATCGATTCCCGAAAAGTCAAAGAAGGCGAATTATTCATTGCGATAAAGGGAAACAATTTTGATGGCCACGATTTTATTAAAGAAGCAATTGAAAAGGGTGCGAAAGCAATAATTTTTGATAATCCTTCTAAAATACCGGAATTTAAAAACATCTGCTTGATAAAAGTAATTAACTGCCGAACTGCCTTGGGAGAAATAGCGAAATATTACCGTTCCCTTTTCCATTGCCCAACAATTGCTGTCACCGGAAGTAACGGAAAGACAACCGTAAAAGAGTTAACTGCCTTTTTATTAGAAAAAAAATATAAAGTAGTAAAAGCAAAAGAAAGTTATAACAATGATATTGGTGTCCCTTTAACAATTTTCGAACTAACAAAAGACACGGAATTTCTTGTTTTGGAAATGGAAATGAACCAATTGGGCGGAATCAAAACTCTTTGCGAAATTGCTAATCCTGATATTGGAATTATCACCAATATTGGTGATACCCATTTAGAATTTTTAAAAGACCGAAAAGGAGTGGCGAAGGAAAAAAGCGAACTTTTAGAATATCTCACTCCTAACGGAATTGCTATTCTTAACAACGATGATCCAATTGTAAAAGAGATGAGTAAAGACTTTTCGCTCAAAAAGATTTTCTTTGGCATCAAAAATAAGGAATGCGAAATCTTTGCCACTCCCTTGGAATTAAATAAAGATAGCACCAAAATTCTTCTTTTTGATAAAATAGAAATAAAACTTCCTTTAATCGGTATCCACAATATTTATAATTTTTTAGCCAGTTTGAGTGTAATTAAAGCTTTAAATTTAGATATTTATCAATTCCTCGATATAAAAGATTTCCAACCGCCACCAATGAGAACTAATTTATACCAACTTAAAAATATAACTATCCTTTTAGATTGCTACAATGCTAACCCTTCTTCTATGGAAAATGCCTTCGAGATTTTAAAAACAATTTTCAAAAAAGAACGAAAGATTGGTATTTTGGGTGATATGAAAGAATTGGGTGAAAAGAGTTCGGAGTTCCATTATCAACTGGGAGAAAAAGCCGGAGCAATTTTTGATAAATTAATTTTTTATGGTGATTACGGAGAAGAGGTAAAGAAAGGTTTTCTTAACAAAGAGCGTAAGGAAGAAGATTTTTATTATTTTTCTTTAGATTCAAAAGATAAATTAATAGCAAAAGTGATTGAAATTTTAAAAGAAGGAGATATAATTTTAATTAAAGGTTCAAGAATTTTGAAAATGGAAGAAATATTTTATAAATTAAAGGAGTATTATGGAGAAAAAGAAAATTAA
- the purE gene encoding 5-(carboxyamino)imidazole ribonucleotide mutase: protein MIAIIVGSKSDLPIVEEGISILKDFQIPYELKILSAHRTPDELREYVINLEKKNFQVIIAIAGMAAHLPGVIAAYTNLPVIGVPLPSSSLQGLDSLLSIVQMPAGVPVATMAIGKAGITNACLYALRILSLKEQTIRKKLEKYKKEMKEKILRGE, encoded by the coding sequence ATGATTGCGATCATTGTTGGCTCAAAATCAGATTTGCCCATAGTGGAAGAAGGAATAAGTATTTTAAAAGATTTTCAAATCCCTTATGAATTAAAAATTCTTTCTGCCCATCGGACACCTGATGAATTAAGAGAGTATGTAATAAATTTAGAAAAGAAAAATTTTCAAGTAATAATTGCGATTGCTGGTATGGCTGCGCATCTACCTGGTGTAATTGCTGCTTATACCAATCTACCAGTTATTGGTGTTCCTTTACCTTCAAGTTCCTTACAGGGACTTGACTCCCTACTTTCCATTGTCCAAATGCCGGCCGGTGTTCCGGTAGCAACAATGGCTATTGGTAAGGCAGGAATTACCAATGCCTGCCTTTATGCTTTAAGAATTTTATCACTAAAAGAACAAACAATAAGAAAAAAATTAGAAAAATATAAGAAAGAAATGAAGGAAAAGATTTTAAGAGGAGAATAA
- the accB gene encoding acetyl-CoA carboxylase biotin carboxyl carrier protein, producing MEKKKIKITDTTLRDAHQSLWATRMSIEDFSEILPKFDEAGYYSLEMWGGATFDVCIRYLLEDPWERLSFIRKQIKKTKLQMLLRGQNIVGYKNYPDDLLVAFIEKASERGIDIFRVFDALNDTRNLVKAIETVKKLNKHCQGTICYTISPVHTIEYYVKKAKEQKELGIDSICIKDMAGIISPKVAYELVKALKEELKLPVQLHTHSSSGMAVASYLKAIEAGVDIIDTAHAPLSFGTSQPAIETMLYIFEDYKIATELKKEVIREISEHFEKVRKKKNIKYEKLVDEEVLIHQIPGGMASNLYSQLKEMKAEEKLPEVLKEVPLVRRDLGYPPLVTPTSQIVGVQAVFNVISGERYKIIPKEVKDYVKGLYGAPPAPIEEKLIKKILGDEKPIACRPADLLSPILDKVKKELSPELIEKEEDYITYALFPEIALKFFEKRKNREKFKEEKMEQKSANGNDKKDIKYLEELLNLLSKFKFSEIKLDLGEIKIELKTYPTQITPQLSVSKPEEEKTTISLTSETTTAQKEEKELTTIEEEKYEKITSPMVGTFYRRPKPDAPPFCEKGDIVEKGATLCIIEAMKLMNEIKAEKKSKIIDILVEDGSPVEYGQPLFLIEEVA from the coding sequence ATGGAGAAAAAGAAAATTAAAATAACAGACACCACTCTCAGAGATGCCCACCAATCCCTTTGGGCAACCCGCATGAGTATTGAAGATTTTAGCGAAATTTTGCCAAAATTTGATGAAGCAGGATATTATTCTTTAGAAATGTGGGGTGGGGCTACTTTTGATGTTTGTATCCGTTATCTTTTGGAAGACCCTTGGGAAAGACTTTCTTTTATCAGAAAACAGATTAAAAAAACCAAACTTCAGATGTTGCTGAGAGGTCAAAATATTGTTGGCTATAAAAACTATCCGGATGATTTGCTGGTTGCTTTTATTGAAAAGGCAAGTGAACGAGGAATTGATATCTTTCGTGTTTTTGATGCCTTAAATGATACACGAAATTTAGTAAAAGCGATTGAAACCGTTAAGAAATTAAATAAACATTGCCAAGGAACTATCTGCTACACTATTTCACCAGTCCACACAATTGAATATTATGTTAAAAAGGCAAAAGAACAAAAGGAATTGGGAATTGATAGTATCTGCATAAAAGATATGGCAGGGATTATTTCCCCAAAAGTTGCTTATGAGTTAGTAAAAGCACTCAAAGAGGAACTTAAATTACCCGTTCAACTTCATACCCATTCTTCTTCAGGAATGGCTGTCGCTTCTTATCTTAAAGCAATCGAAGCCGGTGTGGATATTATTGATACGGCTCACGCTCCTCTCTCCTTTGGAACTTCCCAACCAGCAATTGAAACGATGCTTTATATTTTTGAAGATTATAAAATTGCAACTGAATTAAAGAAAGAGGTAATAAGAGAGATTTCCGAACATTTTGAAAAAGTTAGAAAGAAAAAAAATATAAAATATGAAAAGTTGGTTGATGAAGAGGTACTTATCCATCAAATTCCTGGCGGAATGGCTTCCAATCTCTATTCCCAATTAAAAGAAATGAAAGCCGAAGAAAAATTACCGGAAGTATTAAAAGAGGTTCCTTTGGTAAGAAGGGATTTAGGATACCCACCATTAGTAACACCAACAAGTCAGATTGTTGGTGTCCAAGCGGTTTTCAATGTTATCAGTGGTGAAAGATATAAAATTATCCCCAAGGAAGTAAAAGATTACGTAAAAGGACTTTATGGCGCTCCACCAGCACCAATTGAAGAGAAACTTATAAAAAAAATTTTGGGTGATGAAAAACCAATTGCCTGCCGACCGGCTGATTTATTATCACCAATTTTAGATAAAGTAAAAAAAGAACTTTCGCCGGAATTAATAGAAAAGGAAGAGGATTATATCACTTATGCCCTTTTTCCAGAGATTGCTTTAAAATTTTTTGAAAAAAGAAAAAATAGGGAAAAGTTTAAGGAGGAAAAAATGGAACAAAAATCTGCTAATGGTAACGACAAAAAAGATATTAAATATTTAGAAGAACTTTTAAATTTACTTTCTAAATTCAAATTTTCTGAAATTAAATTAGATTTAGGAGAAATAAAAATAGAGTTAAAAACCTATCCTACCCAAATTACTCCTCAATTATCTGTTTCCAAACCGGAAGAAGAAAAAACAACGATTTCTTTAACTTCGGAAACCACCACTGCCCAAAAAGAAGAAAAGGAATTAACAACGATTGAAGAGGAAAAGTATGAAAAAATAACCTCACCAATGGTTGGTACCTTTTATCGCCGACCAAAGCCAGATGCGCCACCTTTTTGTGAAAAAGGAGATATTGTTGAAAAGGGCGCTACCCTTTGTATTATTGAGGCAATGAAATTAATGAACGAAATTAAAGCAGAAAAGAAAAGTAAGATTATTGATATTTTAGTAGAAGATGGTTCACCAGTAGAATATGGTCAACCTCTCTTTCTTATTGAAGAGGTTGCTTAA
- the queA gene encoding tRNA preQ1(34) S-adenosylmethionine ribosyltransferase-isomerase QueA produces MKLNEFDYYLPKELIAQEPPKERGFSRLLIVNRKERSFQERNFNDIIEYLNPGDLIIFNNTKVIKARLYVKLPDGKEGEILLVRKIGENLWEALTRPAKKMKEGIILKIDGQEIKILERKKEGVRIIQFLNSSDREVIEKYGNIPLPPYIKNLNIKEDDYQTIFATKEGAVAAPTAGFHFTNELIEKIREKKVKIGFLTLHCSLGTFRPIKTENIEDHQMYYEDYEIPEDLIKMVEETKKENKRIIACGTTVVRALESQMKDFDKLLPGYYTTNLFIYPPFQFKIIDALITNFHLPKSPLLLLVCAFAGKELIFQAYQYAIERKFYFYSFGDAMFII; encoded by the coding sequence GTGAAATTAAATGAATTTGACTACTATTTACCAAAAGAACTGATTGCCCAAGAACCACCTAAGGAAAGAGGCTTTTCCCGTTTATTAATTGTCAATCGAAAAGAAAGGAGTTTCCAAGAAAGAAATTTTAATGATATTATTGAATATCTCAATCCAGGCGATTTGATTATTTTTAATAATACCAAGGTTATAAAAGCACGACTTTACGTAAAGCTTCCTGATGGAAAAGAAGGCGAGATTCTCTTAGTAAGAAAAATTGGTGAAAATCTTTGGGAAGCCCTCACTCGCCCAGCCAAAAAGATGAAAGAAGGAATAATCTTAAAGATTGATGGTCAGGAAATAAAGATTTTAGAAAGAAAAAAAGAAGGGGTCAGAATTATTCAATTTCTCAACAGCAGTGATCGAGAAGTAATAGAAAAATATGGTAATATTCCTTTACCCCCTTATATAAAAAATTTAAACATAAAAGAAGATGATTACCAAACAATTTTTGCTACAAAAGAAGGTGCCGTTGCTGCTCCCACGGCTGGTTTCCATTTTACCAACGAATTGATTGAAAAAATAAGAGAGAAAAAGGTTAAAATTGGATTCTTAACTCTCCACTGTAGTTTAGGAACTTTCCGACCAATAAAGACCGAAAATATCGAAGACCATCAAATGTACTACGAAGACTACGAAATTCCTGAAGATTTGATAAAAATGGTTGAAGAAACAAAAAAAGAGAATAAAAGAATCATCGCCTGCGGTACGACGGTAGTTCGGGCTTTAGAAAGTCAAATGAAAGATTTTGACAAACTATTACCAGGATATTATACTACCAACCTCTTTATTTATCCACCTTTCCAATTCAAAATTATTGATGCTTTAATAACCAATTTCCATTTACCCAAGTCTCCTCTGCTCCTTTTGGTCTGTGCCTTTGCTGGCAAAGAATTGATCTTCCAAGCCTATCAATATGCTATTGAAAGAAAATTTTATTTTTACTCTTTTGGTGATGCAATGTTTATAATATAA
- a CDS encoding two-component regulator propeller domain-containing protein — MVKFKDKFYLWGEGGLVITNKDFGVEKYYSYFDGLTSNYLQDLSWDADSNLWIGTKYGGLVYFDLKKEKFYSYPPEKIPYSININQLVVKKDTLFLATNQGFYLINTKGTISNFNDDSIIKLEYPQIPTNNILCIRVFDNIYLGTNRGVSIIKKDLSEIKNFPQPLGETVKSITKIRDTLFVLTELGIAYLANNRFLPYFRFANPKIVYDFTFYQNSFYLGMDTGFCVLKETLRIITPNKTVRLYLDLETIPKLYAICRSWAPNICGFLYQVVDTIKKPIWFNSLFSKTVHNVCFDNEGNLYLTHYLTAWGIRTISVIKPNNEIIWLTDTLINPHFLALDSKNRLWIAHWALNGGISCYSPENNTFIPYQWGEVSFKNVIGPLGIDYYDTKWIRNAENIIALDSLNNSYEFNIPAIGGLNTIYDNSNFTFDKKNRVYLGTKNGLLLIDHKNTLGNFSDDEIKIITAGLLSPIINSCCCDRKGRIWVATPKGAAVLKEDLTFETFTIQNSGILSDEVYFVNCDKHNRIWFLTKEGIAIYYPEKKKWRSYNQYFLPNWEKRNNFYRSLYINDYLEEILIATEDGLIRFPYPEEPITSEIKIYPNPVIKNQKEVLLRIKNVKENAQLKIYDFFGKLIADDKNFKREKEDFVITIDSKFKAGLYFLLIETEEEKISEKFVILE; from the coding sequence ATGGTTAAATTCAAAGACAAATTTTATCTTTGGGGTGAAGGTGGTTTAGTTATTACTAACAAAGATTTTGGTGTGGAAAAATATTATTCCTACTTTGATGGTCTTACCTCTAATTATTTACAAGATTTATCTTGGGATGCTGATTCCAATCTCTGGATTGGCACAAAGTATGGCGGACTTGTTTATTTTGACTTAAAGAAAGAAAAATTTTATTCCTATCCGCCGGAAAAAATCCCTTACTCTATTAATATCAACCAATTAGTAGTGAAAAAAGATACCCTTTTTCTGGCTACTAACCAAGGTTTTTATTTAATAAACACCAAAGGAACAATAAGTAACTTTAATGACGATAGCATTATTAAACTTGAATATCCCCAAATTCCAACCAACAACATCTTATGTATAAGAGTTTTTGATAATATCTATTTAGGTACCAATCGGGGAGTTTCTATCATTAAAAAAGATTTATCCGAGATTAAGAACTTTCCTCAACCTTTGGGCGAAACAGTAAAATCAATTACTAAGATAAGAGATACTCTTTTTGTCTTAACGGAACTGGGAATTGCTTATTTAGCTAATAATCGGTTTTTACCTTATTTTCGTTTTGCTAATCCAAAAATTGTCTATGATTTTACTTTTTATCAAAACTCTTTTTATTTAGGAATGGATACTGGCTTTTGTGTATTAAAAGAGACACTCCGGATAATAACTCCTAATAAAACAGTGCGATTATATTTAGATTTAGAGACCATACCAAAACTTTACGCAATTTGCCGTTCTTGGGCTCCTAATATTTGTGGTTTTCTTTATCAAGTAGTAGATACTATTAAAAAACCCATTTGGTTTAATTCCCTATTTTCCAAGACAGTTCATAACGTTTGTTTTGATAACGAAGGAAATCTTTATTTAACCCATTATCTTACGGCTTGGGGAATTAGAACTATCAGCGTAATTAAACCAAATAACGAGATAATTTGGTTAACCGATACCTTAATTAACCCCCATTTTTTGGCATTAGATTCTAAAAATCGGTTATGGATTGCTCATTGGGCACTTAATGGTGGCATCTCTTGTTATTCACCGGAAAATAATACTTTTATCCCATACCAATGGGGAGAAGTAAGTTTTAAAAATGTGATTGGTCCCTTAGGAATTGATTATTACGATACTAAGTGGATAAGAAATGCCGAAAATATCATTGCCTTAGATTCTTTAAATAATTCTTATGAGTTTAATATTCCGGCCATCGGTGGTCTTAATACTATCTACGACAATTCTAATTTCACCTTTGACAAAAAAAATCGGGTGTATCTGGGAACTAAAAATGGCTTACTTTTAATCGACCATAAAAATACCTTAGGAAATTTTTCCGATGACGAAATTAAAATCATTACCGCTGGACTCCTATCGCCAATCATCAATTCTTGCTGCTGCGATAGGAAAGGTAGAATTTGGGTCGCCACTCCCAAAGGAGCAGCAGTTTTAAAAGAGGATCTAACTTTCGAAACCTTCACTATTCAGAATAGCGGAATTCTATCGGATGAAGTATATTTTGTAAATTGCGATAAACACAACCGAATCTGGTTTTTAACAAAAGAAGGAATCGCTATTTATTATCCCGAAAAGAAAAAGTGGCGAAGTTATAATCAATATTTTTTACCCAATTGGGAAAAGAGAAATAATTTCTATCGTTCTCTTTATATTAACGATTATCTGGAAGAGATATTAATCGCTACCGAAGATGGATTGATAAGATTCCCCTATCCGGAAGAACCGATTACTTCCGAAATAAAAATTTATCCTAACCCCGTAATCAAAAATCAAAAAGAAGTATTATTAAGAATTAAAAATGTAAAAGAAAATGCCCAATTAAAAATTTATGATTTCTTTGGTAAATTAATAGCCGATGATAAAAATTTTAAAAGAGAAAAAGAGGATTTTGTTATTACCATTGACAGTAAATTCAAAGCCGGGCTATACTTTTTATTGATCGAAACTGAGGAAGAAAAAATATCTGAAAAATTTGTGATTCTTGAATAA
- a CDS encoding glycosyltransferase family 2 protein has protein sequence MKGISLILVNYNTTKYLINLLNFLKGKNYQIIVVDNNSEERLPTEYFKNNNILLIKLKKNYGYSKAINIGLKYATGEYIGVLNPDILLFDNEIEELISYLEKNPDWGCIAPLFITEKREILPSARSFPKLSHLFFGYRSIIYRIFKNNPYSSQFLNLEKYQATEPLEVNSVVGTFIIFKKRALATIGNFDENFFLFAEDLDICKRLWENNWKVILYPKVKVIHYLGKARKKNFVKSEKERFRSFYYFFKKHYSKNLLSDWLFSFGLSLLYFQIIFLNDTKIKLF, from the coding sequence GTGAAAGGGATTTCTCTTATTTTAGTAAATTATAACACTACCAAATATCTTATAAATCTTCTTAATTTTCTAAAAGGGAAAAATTACCAAATTATTGTTGTTGATAATAATTCCGAAGAAAGATTGCCAACGGAATATTTTAAAAATAATAACATTCTTTTAATAAAATTAAAAAAAAATTACGGATATAGTAAGGCGATAAATATTGGCTTAAAATATGCTACTGGTGAATATATCGGCGTTTTAAATCCCGATATTCTTCTTTTTGACAACGAGATCGAAGAACTAATTTCTTATTTAGAAAAAAATCCTGATTGGGGATGTATCGCACCTTTGTTTATTACCGAAAAAAGAGAAATTCTACCTTCGGCTCGTTCTTTTCCAAAGCTTTCTCACCTCTTTTTCGGTTACCGTTCAATCATTTATCGAATTTTTAAAAACAACCCTTACTCTTCTCAATTTTTAAATTTAGAAAAATACCAAGCGACCGAACCGCTCGAAGTTAATTCGGTTGTGGGAACTTTTATTATCTTTAAAAAAAGGGCATTAGCCACTATCGGTAATTTTGATGAGAATTTTTTTCTCTTTGCCGAAGATTTAGATATTTGTAAACGATTATGGGAAAATAACTGGAAAGTGATCCTCTATCCCAAAGTGAAAGTAATTCATTATTTAGGAAAGGCACGCAAGAAAAATTTTGTGAAATCAGAAAAAGAACGGTTTCGCTCTTTTTACTATTTTTTTAAAAAACATTATTCAAAAAATTTATTATCAGATTGGCTTTTTTCTTTTGGTTTATCCTTGTTATATTTTCAAATAATCTTTTTAAACGATACAAAAATAAAATTATTTTAA